Proteins from a genomic interval of Cupriavidus sp. WKF15:
- a CDS encoding AraC family transcriptional regulator, translated as MDALSDLLRAVQLSGAVFLNGDFRAPWCVISEADCSLRAAFLPGTGPVVSYHLITEGSCWARLVDGDGQGLRVDAGELLVVPQGEPHVLGSDLRLCPIPAGPLVAGMMESNPGEVMRLSYGGTGTPTRMVCGFLAFDDMLGNPLLSSLPRLFKVGLDGGVESAWLAPALAFATSEAAVPKAGSATVLAKLSELLFVQAVRRCIDGMPENERGWLAALRDRYVGRALSRMHARPAYPWTVDELASNVGLSRSALAQRFTDLLGQPPMQYLAHWRLRIAATALRNGSQSIGEVAGIAGYDSEAAFCRAFKREFGLPPASWRRHRTDHAPEAPEATVTQ; from the coding sequence ATGGATGCTCTGTCCGATCTCCTGCGCGCGGTGCAACTGAGCGGCGCTGTCTTTCTCAACGGCGATTTCAGGGCGCCGTGGTGCGTGATCTCCGAAGCGGACTGCAGCCTGCGTGCCGCCTTCCTGCCTGGCACCGGCCCGGTCGTGTCCTACCACCTCATCACTGAAGGCAGTTGCTGGGCCCGCCTGGTCGACGGCGACGGGCAGGGACTGCGCGTCGACGCCGGCGAACTGCTGGTCGTGCCGCAAGGCGAACCCCATGTGCTCGGAAGCGATCTTCGCCTGTGCCCGATCCCGGCCGGCCCGCTGGTCGCGGGGATGATGGAGAGCAATCCGGGCGAGGTCATGCGGCTGTCCTATGGCGGGACCGGCACGCCGACGCGCATGGTGTGCGGCTTCCTTGCCTTCGACGATATGCTCGGCAACCCCCTGCTCTCGTCTCTGCCGCGCCTGTTCAAGGTGGGGTTGGACGGCGGCGTCGAGTCCGCGTGGCTGGCACCGGCCCTGGCCTTCGCGACCTCGGAAGCGGCCGTTCCCAAGGCCGGCAGCGCCACTGTCCTGGCCAAGCTGTCGGAACTGCTGTTCGTGCAGGCCGTGCGGCGTTGCATCGACGGCATGCCGGAAAACGAGCGCGGCTGGCTGGCGGCGCTGCGCGACCGCTATGTCGGCCGTGCGCTGTCACGCATGCATGCGCGCCCGGCCTATCCGTGGACCGTCGATGAACTGGCCAGCAACGTGGGCCTGTCGCGCTCGGCCCTGGCCCAGCGCTTCACCGACCTGCTCGGCCAGCCGCCGATGCAGTACCTGGCGCACTGGCGCCTGCGCATCGCGGCCACGGCCTTGCGCAATGGCAGCCAGTCCATCGGCGAAGTTGCCGGCATCGCCGGCTATGACTCCGAAGCGGCATTCTGCCGGGCCTTCAAGCGCGAATTCGGCCTGCCGCCGGCAAGCTGGCGGCGCCATCGCACCGACCATGCGCCCGAGGCCCCGGAGGCAACCGTCACACAGTGA